In Sinorhizobium sojae CCBAU 05684, a single window of DNA contains:
- a CDS encoding ABC transporter permease, with protein sequence MTDIVQTPSVSPETKGRSLFQLAAMRFRRNRAAMAGCIMLVLIALFSFVGPLFSPHSYDQVFPSYVTIGPSLEPRPDVSTLEEVMEGIAARARVTLKEFAVDGGTFTATVTSERPIDPRSTRYFDRANEFENTTVVATEDHGRTMNVQGQVAREYFPFGTDSNGRDLLVRVMLGGQISIAVGLLASLVSLGIGVVYGATSGYIGGRVDNVMMRLVEILYSLPFVFLVVVLVVFFGRSFILIFLVIGAVEWLDMARIVRGQTLALKRREFVGAAQALGLTDWQIIRRHIIPNTIGPVIVFVTVIVPKVILLESFLSFLGLGVQAPLTSWGALISEGANNIQSAPWLLIFPAIFFVVTLFSLNFVGDGLRDALDPKDR encoded by the coding sequence ATGACTGATATCGTCCAGACCCCGTCCGTTTCCCCGGAAACGAAGGGCCGCAGCCTCTTTCAGCTCGCGGCCATGCGCTTCCGCCGCAACCGCGCCGCGATGGCGGGCTGCATCATGCTGGTGCTGATTGCGCTCTTCTCCTTTGTCGGACCGCTGTTTTCGCCGCACAGCTACGATCAGGTCTTCCCGTCTTACGTGACGATCGGTCCGAGCCTCGAGCCGCGGCCCGATGTTTCGACGCTCGAGGAGGTGATGGAGGGCATTGCAGCCCGTGCCCGCGTCACGCTGAAGGAATTCGCCGTTGACGGCGGAACCTTCACCGCCACCGTTACATCGGAACGACCGATCGACCCACGCTCGACGCGATACTTCGATCGAGCCAACGAATTCGAGAACACGACGGTCGTCGCAACGGAAGATCACGGCCGGACGATGAACGTCCAGGGACAGGTGGCCCGCGAATACTTCCCCTTCGGTACCGATTCCAACGGCCGCGACCTGCTCGTGCGCGTCATGCTCGGGGGGCAAATCTCGATTGCCGTAGGCCTGCTCGCAAGCCTCGTCTCGCTTGGCATCGGCGTCGTCTATGGCGCGACCTCCGGCTATATCGGCGGCCGCGTCGACAATGTGATGATGCGCCTCGTCGAGATCCTCTATTCGCTGCCCTTCGTCTTTCTCGTCGTCGTACTTGTCGTCTTCTTCGGCCGCAGCTTCATCCTGATCTTCCTGGTGATCGGCGCGGTCGAGTGGCTGGACATGGCGCGGATCGTGCGCGGGCAGACGCTGGCGCTGAAGCGGCGGGAGTTCGTGGGAGCGGCCCAGGCGCTTGGCCTGACCGACTGGCAGATCATCCGCCGCCACATCATTCCGAACACGATTGGTCCGGTCATCGTTTTCGTCACCGTGATCGTGCCGAAGGTCATCCTGCTCGAGAGCTTCCTGTCCTTTCTTGGTCTCGGGGTACAGGCGCCGCTGACGAGCTGGGGGGCGCTGATCTCAGAAGGCGCCAATAACATCCAGTCGGCGCCGTGGCTCTTGATCTTCCCGGCGATCTTCTTCGTCGTCACGCTGTTTTCGCTGAATTTCGTGGGCGACGGCCTGCGCGACGCGCTCGACCCGAAAGACCGCTGA
- the oppB gene encoding oligopeptide ABC transporter permease OppB: MIAFVLRRLASAVPTLFIVVTISFFLMRFAPGGPFNLERPLPPQTMENLMRTYHLDQPLWSQYVHYLGNAVTGDFGPSYIYHDNNVAELIGKGLPYSVELGFYALLLAFVGGVIAGTIAALRQNSFIDFAVMSISTIGVTVPNFVVGPVLTLVFAIGLAWLPAGGWGDGSLRFLILPMIALALPQLAVFARLTRGSMIEALNTDHIRTARAYGLPSRTVVVTHAMRGAMLPVVSYLAPCAAALLTGSAVVETIFTIPGVGRYFVLGAINRDYTLVMGTVILVAIFVIVFNLLVDLLYGLLDPRVRHD, encoded by the coding sequence ATGATCGCCTTTGTCCTTCGCCGCCTGGCGAGCGCGGTGCCGACGTTGTTCATCGTCGTCACCATATCCTTCTTTCTGATGCGGTTTGCCCCCGGCGGCCCCTTCAATCTCGAGCGTCCTCTTCCTCCGCAGACAATGGAGAACCTGATGAGGACCTATCACCTCGATCAGCCGCTCTGGAGCCAGTATGTTCATTATCTCGGCAACGCGGTGACGGGCGATTTCGGTCCGAGTTACATCTACCACGACAACAATGTTGCGGAGCTGATCGGCAAGGGCCTGCCCTATTCGGTGGAGCTTGGCTTCTATGCGCTTCTGCTTGCCTTCGTCGGCGGCGTCATCGCCGGCACGATTGCCGCGCTTCGCCAGAACAGTTTCATCGACTTCGCGGTTATGTCGATCTCGACGATCGGCGTGACGGTGCCGAATTTCGTCGTCGGCCCGGTGCTGACGCTCGTCTTTGCGATCGGGCTCGCCTGGCTGCCGGCCGGCGGGTGGGGCGACGGTTCGCTCCGCTTCCTGATTCTGCCGATGATCGCGCTCGCGCTGCCGCAGCTCGCCGTTTTCGCCAGACTTACGCGCGGCTCGATGATCGAGGCGCTCAACACCGACCATATCCGCACGGCCAGGGCCTACGGTCTGCCGTCGCGCACCGTTGTCGTCACGCATGCGATGCGCGGTGCCATGCTGCCGGTCGTTTCCTATCTGGCGCCTTGCGCAGCGGCGCTTCTCACCGGATCCGCGGTCGTGGAAACGATCTTCACCATCCCCGGGGTCGGTCGTTATTTCGTTCTCGGGGCGATCAACCGCGACTACACGCTGGTCATGGGCACCGTGATCCTTGTCGCCATCTTCGTGATCGTCTTCAACCTTCTGGTCGACCTTCTCTACGGCCTGCTCGATCCGAGGGTTCGTCATGACTGA